In Plasmodium relictum strain SGS1 genome assembly, chromosome: 6, one DNA window encodes the following:
- a CDS encoding RNA-binding protein, putative translates to MFFHMLKVEKVIPKKDFKKNTLISFINNDKFFKIVRSFTEYHTEEKINLPRLKLRGLPFNASEEEIKNFFKNFQLSKKNYPIHIIKGVKNKPTGHAYVYFDDEEEARNACKTLNRKFLRDRYVEIYIDYVFNHNLTPTKDHVTTLMRDRYKKDNQ, encoded by the coding sequence atgttttttcatATGTTGAAAGTAGAAAAAGTTATCCCTAAAaaagattttaaaaaaaatacacttatttcttttataaataatgacaaattttttaaaatagttCGAAGTTTTACCGAATATCATacagaagaaaaaattaatctaCCAAGGTTAAAACTGAGAGGGTTGCCATTTAATGCATcagaagaagaaataaaaaatttctttaaaaattttcaattgTCAAAGAAAAATTACCCTATTCATATAATTAAGGGAGTCAAAAACAAGCCAACAGGTCATGCGTATGTCTATTTTGATGATGAAGAAGAAGCAAGGAATGCTTGTAAAACATTAAAcagaaaatttttaagagATAGATATGTTGAAATATACATTGATTACGTTTTCAATCATAATTTAACACCAACTAAAGATCACGTCACTACATTAATGAGGGACAGATATAAAAAGGACAACCAATAG
- a CDS encoding RAP protein, putative: protein MIIKIINGLIKKSYNSFFSKCLACYNHNLINLPKNDRYIPNNFFNIEEELDKEKLIYLIKNIQMINLKEKNILNNISNLLKKYINDYNIDEIYLIIHSFCKLNFTKYSLYNRFVKIIMNKKPVMNTRILTQILIDLHKLSSLDINVLTFFTEHYIKDSISKFSLFDFSMILFIYNKYNYNDFITINSICKIIKEYFLPIINEDKGVLTTILLSISTLNLNYEFYHYLLKKYIYKNYEHFEIKYLCNISYSIVLRLVNNCITDDLLNIILNDIITLLLNNLHKLKNEELKQIHIVLYYLRDVERKYEKGINIIEKKNIKNTVTISKMQQQIEKLFKEIGINVQKEYPIGPYILDFALKKKKICIEVNGFTHYYTFNNTLNAKTKLKYFILNKLNWKIATIEYMEWKNKSKEDKIKYLEKNILDKI, encoded by the exons atgattattaaaattataaatggtttaattaaaaaaagttataattcatttttttcaaaatgtTTAGCTTGTTATAATCATAATTTGATTAATTTACCTAAAAATGACAGATATATACcgaacaatttttttaatattgaaGAAGAATTAGATAAAgagaaattaatatatttaataaaaaatatacaaatgattaatttaaaagaaaagaatattttgaataatataagtaatttattaaaaaaatatataaatgattataatatagatgaaatatatttaattatacatAGTTTCTgcaaattaaattttacgaAATATTCTTTATACAATAGGtttgtaaaaattattatgaataaaaaaccAGTAATGAATACTAGAATATTAACACAAATATTAATTGATTTACATAAACTATCTTCATTAGATATTAATGTTTTGACATTTTTTACTGAACATTACATAAAAGATTCTATAagtaaattttctttatttgatttttcaatgattttgtttatatataataaatataattataacgATTTCATAACAATTAACAGcatatgtaaaataattaaagagTATTTTTTACCAATTATAAATGAA gaCAAGGGAGTTTTAACAACCATATTATTAAGTATATCtactttaaatttaaattatgaattttatcactatttattaaaaaaatatatatataaaaattatgaacattttgaaattaaatatttatgcaATATTTCTTATTCTATTGTATTAAGACTAGTCAATAATTGTATAACAGATGATttgttaaatattatattaaatgatataataacattattgttaaataatttgcataagttaaaaaatgaagaattaaagcaa ATACATATAGTATTATACTATTTAAGAGATGTAGaaagaaaatatgaaaagGGTATAAAcataattgaaaaaaagaatattaaaaatactgTAACTATTTCAAAGATGCAACAACAAATTGAAAAACTTTTCAAAGAAATTGGAATAAATGTACAAAAGGAATATCCAATTGGCCCATATATATTAGACTttgctttaaaaaaaaaaaaa attTGCATTGAAGTAAATGGATTCACACATTATTATACTTTTAACAATACATTAAACGCGAAAACaaaattgaaatattttatcttaAATAAACTGAATTggaaa attGCTACTATTGAATATATGGAATGGAAAAACAAATCAAaagaa gacaaaataaaatatttagaaaaaaatatactagacaaaatataa